The Cryptomeria japonica chromosome 2, Sugi_1.0, whole genome shotgun sequence region ACAATGTAAAACAAATTCTATTATTATAGtatttcaaaacaaaatccaactaCAACCAAAGAAATGGTAAACAAAAATTTATAAATTAGATCCATATGAATAAATTAttctataaatataaaataatcataTCCATAAGCAAGGAGTCCCCAAATGGTACATTTTGTAAGCCTATTCAAAGaagtattgatcatatttattAACTAACTTAAAATTGGAagtaaagtgtgtgtgtgtgtgtttaaaatTTGAATATAAAACATTAGATGAAAGCAATCAAATTTTACAAAATAGAATATAAAATTGGTGTTAGGtaaaaaaatgaaagagagagagggagatttatgTAGAGGGaggggatgagagagagagagagaggggggggggtgttaaAGCATGATGCAAGCCTATTTCTTTTGATAGTTTCCCCTCAACCTAGACTTAGGAATCCCTAACTATTGCATCTTCTTTATCTTTGTTGACCTAACCCATTTATTGACTTGACTACCTCCTTGCTTTTCTATAATGACATCCACTTTACCTTTTTGGTTGTGAAACCTCAACCAAAACCTATTAAGATATTTAGGTAATCAGCTTGAATAGACCACAACATGATCTATCTTAATGGAAATTCCTAAAATGTGGAATTTGAATTTTGTAACTAGATATTGGAATGTGCATAAGTTATAGCCTAGGGGATGAGACCATATATGTGATATAGTCTAAGATAACAAAATATACAAAGATTAGAGACAATGCTATTTCAAATTGGGAAGTTAGTATATATGAATGCTAGATTCAATATTGATATGAATGAATGCATAAAAAATTCCAAGATAGATAGCCACATTGTGCATCAATAACATCCACAAACAATGAGAAAAATTAGAaagaaattataaattataaaaaaatattgtttataaAAAGAATCAAGCGAAAGTGCATAACACTTATGGATGGGGCACTTATTCTCATCATTGACTAGTAGGGGAAATTAATTTTACTTATTTTATTGAACTTTATTGTAACAATTATATAGAAGGGGAACTTATCCTCATAAATTTAGAGGGGGAGAGGGGGGGTGTTCTTTCATTGAATTTGGTTACATTCATATATGGTAGTGTCATGTGATTGCTTATATAAGTTTGTTGCTTAAACCTTAGCAACATAGGCCATCCCTTGTAACTGTTGAATTTGTAATGTTGGAGCTCTACTACAATTTAGATATCAAAGAAAGGTTATGAAATAGGGGTGCTAAAATAATGTAGCTAGTGCATAATAAAAAAAATGTCACGTGGTTGAGTACAATTTGTTCCCTTCTTTTTACATTTTCATCCAAATTTACCTCTAGAGTTTTtattaattaactaaaataaatacCCATATCCGCAATTCATGTAATTACACAACATATGAACATGAGAAAGGGGAAtacattcaaaattttaaattttatccaCAATGACAATATATTTCTTCTTGATAAGAGTTATAATATAATCTCTAAACTTAAAATAATGGAAGCTGGAGTGAAAGAACACTATAAAATGGGAGCAACAGTCATTGAAAGACATACAAGAAAGAACAtgtcattttttgtcaaaaacaagTCTATTCAAAATTTCTTAGCCTTAGCTCGATTGACATGTTCAATAATTTTCTATTTATTGAATTGTATTTTATTCATTtgtgaataatttattttaatagttaTATGTCATATTCCCaatattattttttatgatattattAAAATGCTTAATAAAAGATGATTTTGACAATTAattactttaaatttttttataataaacttAGTGAAAACAAGAATATCATAAAAGGAGTAACTTTTAAGAAAGTATAGAAACACTTTTAAAGGGTCGTGTGCTTACGActaatcaaaataaactaaattataACATAGGACCTTACTCTTGACCATGCAATTGTTTAATTACGTTGGATTTGGGTGTAGATTGAATTGGTCAATCACACATTTACGAAAACGAAAATGAACAGTTCTCCATTCATGGGGATTCATAGGAAAGATTTattaaagaaacaaaaataaataaataacgtaAAGAGATCTACAATAACGTGGATGATGACCCGGCTTGCTTCAAAATATTTAACCAGTAACCAAAGCCATCGCAATCATCACCATTACTCTGCAACTCTATATTATTGAGTAAATGGGGATCTTTGTCTACATCATCCATGCAGCTCAAGAAATCATCTTCTGGAAAGTAGTGAAATAGTGAGCTTCCCAGTTTGAGCTATACTTCCACATTACTTCATGTGTACTTTTTTCCGTTGCATAATCCTGGTTTTCAACAATAAACGTGTCATCTTCAATATCTAGTGGCTCATCTAAAGAATTTGTACAACTGGATTCAAGCCAATCTAAACTTAAACTTGAATCTCCATTTACAAACTCACTGTCTATACTATTTATAGATGAAAGGATTCCGCTTGACAGATTATATGAATCATACAATGTGTTGGAGGAATTAGAGATTCTGGTGGGAGAATCAACCAAATATTTTGCTTGAATGAGACCTGAATTGCCCTCCTCCATTGATGGACTTTTCTCACTACTGTGGGAGTAATCAAGCAAGATAAGATTGTGCTCCGCCTTGGGTGACTTTGAATGATTTGTTACTGGATCGAGTTCCATTCTTGAAACCCGCTTCTTCAAGCGAGTATTCCACACATTCTTTATCTCATTATCTGTTCTTCCAGGCAGGCGTGAAGCAATAGCCGACCACCTGTATTTTACATAACACAATCTAATAACATCAGCCAAGGATATGGTGCAACAAACAAATCAGTAAAGAAAGATTATGAACAATGACCAAACCTGTTGCCCAGAAGCTGATGAAGCTTAATAATAGTGTCTTCCTCTTCAGAAGTAAAATTCCCATGTTTAATTTCTGGTCTGAGGTAATTAAGCCACCTTAGACGACAGCTTTTACCGCATCTTAACAGTCCTGCCATCACCAGAGAAGATACTTATCAGCTTTAGACtgcagaaagaaaaagaaagatgcggagtaaaaattaaattagtgtgtaGAATTGAAACCTGCTTGTTTAGGGACTGCACGCCAGTTCCCATGGCCATTCATGCGAATAAAATCAGAGAGTATTCGATTTTCCTGAGGTGACCATGGACCTTTGTTTAGTCCAATTTTATCACAGCAGGGAGCTCGGcccattgttttggtttgcacttCACACGCCTGATTCGAATTTTAATGAGCAGATGCAACTCTTAAATATTCAGTCACACAGCCGCAGTTGCTCGAAATTTCTGGGCAAGTCACAATgaataaaaatttcatatttgtCATTTTGAAAGGAATGAGTCCACCCTCTTTTGAATATTACTGGATCATTTGGACAGATTCGTAGTGCTAGTGTTGACTATTTCACAGCAAATTGTGCCTACTAGGTAAAACCTgtctttattattattaatttatttgtagtgttggtttgattTTGTTGGACTCTTATtctttattttgtatttatttatattataattagtattataaatataatttatttctatATAAATTGACTTGATATATTGTATCATGTAAAACAAACTCTGTTATTACAATAATTGAAAGAGGAAATCCATCTACAATCAAAGAAATGTTCAACAATATTTATAAATACAATTTCTATGAATGAAATATTCTATAAATTTCATATAatataatgatatttttattatttttattgatctcttatttaatatattattttattttattaattttatatatatatatatatatatatatatattagatacaTTTATTTAGACAAAACTAACATGAGTTATTGAAAAGTTAATAGTAATCACCTTAGATCCACCTACCATAAAAAAATAATATACCATTTAATCAAGAAGTTCATAGATGATACCTTTTGTAACCCTATGCAAAAGAAGTTTGGTTTTCTTTAATGTTAATGTGGGAACAATATAGATTATTTGATGATGTGGGGGAGTCTGATGGTCTGCATTTGCTGTAGGCACCATTGATTTTCAATGGCACTGCATGTCTATGCATGCGTCTGCATGCATCTATAATGCTTCCACTTGCCTTTCTTCTACTTGTTGATAGTTTTTTTAAGTGTGTATAAGTAGGTCCAGATCGGGTTAGAAGGTTGGATCACTCTGCATGCTTGTGCATTTCAATGAATGCATCTTTATTGCTTCCTTCTATCTTAAAAATGCCAAGGTGTTTATAGCAAGTCATTGATGTGTTTGGTGATAACTCAAAGGGAAAAATGCTAGTTCCCATCTTGTATATGGATATCAACATCCAAGACCCCGTGATGAACACTGAATACAATAATGTAACTTTCATAACTAAAAACATACACAAGCACTTGGTAGAAATTAGAGCTAACCCAAAGAAGGTCAATTTGAAGTGGTGTTctctcctttggcacatgttcttgtatttattaattataaggatgatataattaatagaagatgcATCCAATTCACCATTCATAGGAGAAGAGATGACAACCCTAGATCCGTTCTTAGCACAACTCCTGACAACATGCTCAAAAACCATAA contains the following coding sequences:
- the LOC131859765 gene encoding transcription factor MYB13-like codes for the protein MGRAPCCDKIGLNKGPWSPQENRILSDFIRMNGHGNWRAVPKQAGLLRCGKSCRLRWLNYLRPEIKHGNFTSEEEDTIIKLHQLLGNRWSAIASRLPGRTDNEIKNVWNTRLKKRVSRMELDPVTNHSKSPKAEHNLILLDYSHSSEKSPSMEEGNSGLIQAKYLVDSPTRISNSSNTLYDSYNLSSGILSSINSIDSEFVNGDSSLSLDWLESSCTNSLDEPLDIEDDTFIVENQDYATEKSTHEVMWKYSSNWEAHYFTTFQKMIS